A genomic segment from Palaemon carinicauda isolate YSFRI2023 unplaced genomic scaffold, ASM3689809v2 scaffold1698, whole genome shotgun sequence encodes:
- the LOC137635762 gene encoding uncharacterized protein, with translation MGPFFVRSSGKKVKAWIICFTCTWSRAINLKVCMDLSVKEYLRAFQLHTFEFGLPNLCISDQGSQLVAGGNVILDYLKDPEVKLYQEENGIKNLQFEQFFKGNSALGSMVESCVKLTKRCLFGAMRNNVLDIRDFEFLICQTVHLLNRRPIAFKEALRDTDINKSLPDPITPECLIRGYDLVSVNLIPELQRHPDLELDEDYLVSPCDKVKENYTKLRKVRSHLINIYHEEFLGNLTNQAVNAKDRFKPVKHTLLQKNVVLIKEPYSKPNQYPMGIVHDVVLNELGEVTGVTLLKGRTGELTKRHSSNLIFLFRPDVSSNEDKNTPNYDSNDSNLANNRILGKRKAAKISALKTRQILQ, from the coding sequence atGGGACCCTTCTTTGTACGTTCCAGTGGGAAAAAAGTAAAAGCATGGATAATATGTTTCACATGTACTTGGAGTAGAGCTATAAATCTGAAGGTGTGCATGGACTTGAGTGTTAAAGAGTATCTTAGAGCCTTCCAGCTTCATACATTTGAGTTTGGACTACCAAATTTGTGTATTTCCGATCAGGGATCTCAGTTAGTAGCAGGAGGCAACGTAATTCTAGATTATTTAAAAGACCCAGAAGTTAAACTCTATCAAGAAGAGAATGGTATAAAGAACCTTCAGTTTGAACAGTTTTTCAAAGGGAACTCGGCTCTTGGTTCAATGGTTGAAAGTTGTGTGAAACttactaagagatgcttatttggagccatgagaaataatgttttagatataagggattttgagtttttaatatgTCAGACTGTCCATTTATTGAATAGAAGGCCaatagcttttaaagaggcattaagagATACAGATATAAACAAATCACTTCCTGATCCCATAACACCAGAGTGTCTAATTAGGGGTTATGACCTTGTTTCAGTTAATCTAATTCCTGAGCTGCAAAGACATCCAGATCTAGAATTGGATGAGGACTATCTAGTTTCTCCTTGtgataaagttaaagaaaactacACAAAACTGCGTAAAGTCAGAAGTCATTTGATTAACATCTATCATGAAGAATTTTTGGGTAACCTGACAAATCAAGCTGTAAATGCGAAAGACAGATTCAAACCTGTAAAACATACACTTCTTCAAAAGAATGTGGTTCTAATTAAAGAACCATATAGTAAGCCAAACCAATACCCAATGGGAATAGTCCATGATGTAGTTCTCAATGAGCTTGGGGAAGTTACTGGAGTTACCCTACTGAAAGGCAGAACTGGGGAACTTACTAAGAGACATTCATCtaatctaatatttcttttcagaCCTGATGTTTCTTCAAATGAAGATAAAAACACTCCTAATTATGACTCAAATGATTCTAATCTGGCCAACAACCGCATTCTGGGAAAGCGTAAAGCGGCAAAGATTAGTGCTCTGAAGACCAGACAAATTTTACAGTAA
- the LOC137635763 gene encoding LOW QUALITY PROTEIN: uncharacterized protein (The sequence of the model RefSeq protein was modified relative to this genomic sequence to represent the inferred CDS: inserted 2 bases in 2 codons), with translation MSELKRLVNQRKYIRKYVTEHFNRKDSFPTFISAAREKLLLQFEQWLPELKDLNKQILELKYEEWDDEEEERRSEEELDSCQVYNDKLLSCLVAIRNPSVPSSSVSHSNDYLSSARSLLKSPIAPLPKYTSSDDEDLARFFEEFEDTSSKFEYPEYDKLLLLKQQISGRALVLVEXLEADKQGYSHAKQLLLKALASDDTQKFNVLRQLSHLKLSNNTDPYEFISKVRLIMERIRKLKITVDCILQFFIWEGLNDAFKNHLIQITNCSKPTLNEIVEKFFEASERYCSQSKKTKEVPKQFFPKESNASDHGATSLAVDVKYEINKTFKPCSICTKVDGKPADHPIHKCAKFDSAEAKIDKIRKLKGCLKCSNLNHLSKFCRYRFNNKCKYCSEWHFSFLCIRSVDGKQVTNKDGNKPDSQSCTDKGKDKAKSKPKENKEISGSMVNIVEAFQSDSDMQTVLPTFTATLDNGLKLRCLKDSGCQCNFILTDIADFYNLPTLRENISLTVNGINTTQNYTTKLIEVSLQIGDRLRKIEALCIPSINVKLKLPKLGKVVSGFKERGYLLADESLSNXSCGIQSIQLILGTRSAYCLPQQEHLFGSNLESLYSETPAGVLLHGNVEQILKDLTFLPYVGSCFQGLVQLSDHNLVGSIFGNGNTCLVSDCAFKDTVDPVNINVFDDKGDIIESQLIKAANQILEESCHRFVKSEPNDSDSGSSEINKKLVKFSLENMKRDKEGRIVVPLFWNPQVSHLLGSNQGLTVSILKSNLKKLQNNRDKLLIMDKVFKEQESMGIIERINNLPEFIREDPNHSFLPHMGIFKMDRETTKCRIVYLSNLCQQDSSKPSISHNQAIYSGPNLNQKLSSAILHLRFGQKLLCFDLCKAFNNLALNDTDSNRLLCLWFRNVEKEDFTVVGYRNLRLSFGLRCSPALLLLALYKILILDVDFDDSKLLQLKRMIYQLCYMDNCAVAYDSSEELLWAYQQLESIFEPYKFYLQQYISNDFALQDHIDNEISTETNEKVKLLGLSWDRKQDSLSTKPISLNIQARTKREILQSIASQYDLFNFNGPILNRSRLFLHQLQCNKDLGWDKELDADVRRQWRNIAKQANAASVAEIPRVFGSREDTYRLLAFSDSSKQMFGVVIYIQNIPTGKVGFVFAKNRIVNKQMESKSMPSLELQGITLAVEEITRLYEELSRISCMMPIKISELIVYPDSFVALSWVHGFSAKLDKMQKCSVFVQNRLHTINELCNEHPIHFSFVSGCENPAEGITRSLSFKQLKKTNYFSGPKFLLNETEGQLNRESILDFVIPALPVKQDSPVGVVQSYHGTITTKIEEHTDALSRCSSYHKVVSVFRRVLIFVNNLKMKLKLKDPVKFGHISCFDINHSFFAEATKMVIRRDQQKHFPEIFEYFETRNLLLKDIPKLVGQLDVYVDQEGLLRVQ, from the exons ATGTCTGAACTTAAGAGATTAGTGAATCAAAGGAAGTATATAAGGAAGTATGTGACAGAACATTTTAACCGTAAGGATAGTTTTCCTACATTCATTAGTGCAGCAAGGGAGAAATTACTCTTGCAATTTGAACAATGGCTTCCAGAATTGAAAGACTTGAATAAGCAGATATTAGAGCTTAAGTATGAGGAAtgggacgacgaagaggaagaacgTAGGTCTGAGGAGGAATTGGACTCCTGTCAGGTCTATAATGACAAACTTTTATCTTGCTTAGTGGCTATTAGGAACCCTAGTGTGCCCTCTTCATCAGTTTCCCATTCAAATGACTATCTTAGTTCCGCAAGAAGTTTGCTTAAGTCTCCCATAGCTCCCCTGCCTAAATACACTAGTTCTGATGACGAGGACCTTGCtagattttttgaagaatttgaagaTACTTCAAGTAAATTTGAATACCCTGAATACGATAAACTCTTGTTATTAAAGCAGCAGATCTCAGGCAGGGCCTTAGTTTTAGTAG TCTTGGAAGCAGATAAGCAGGGATATTCACATGCAAAGCAATTACTACTGAAAGCCCTAGCTTCGGATGACACacagaaatttaatgttttgagGCAGTTATCccatttgaaactttctaacaacacTGATCCATATGAATTTATCTCTAAGGTTAGGTTAATTATGGAAAGAATACGCAAATTGAAAATTACTGTGGACTGTATACTtcagttttttatatgggaaggattgaatgatgCATTTAAGAATCATTTGATTCAAATTACTAACTGCTCCAAGCCAACGTTAAATGAAATTGTAGAAAAGTTTTTTGAAGCTAGTGAGCGTTATTGTAGCCAGTCTAAGAAAACTAAAGAAGTCCCTAAACAATTTTTCCCCAAAGAATCAAATGCTAGTGACCATGGAGCCACCAGCTTAGCTGTAGATGTaaagtatgaaataaataagaCCTTTAAGCCTTGTAGTATATGCACTAAAGTAGATGGTAAACCAGCTGATCACCCTATCCACAAGTGTGCCAAATTTGACTCTGCAGAAGCCaagatagataaaataagaaaattaaaaggatGCCTAAAATGTTCTAACCTAAATCATCTGAGTAAATTTTGTAGGTATAGGTTCAATAATAAATGTAAGTATTGCTCGGAGTGGCATTTCAGTTTCCTGTGTATTCGGTCTGTTGATGGCAAGCAAGTCacaaataaagatggaaataaaccAGATAGCCAATCTTGTACAGATAAGGGTAAAGATAAAGCAAAATCCAAGCCTAAGGAAAATAAGGAGATATCTGGCTCAATGGTTAACATTGTGGAAGCTTTCCAGAGTGATTCTGACATGCAGACTGTTCTTCCCACTTTTACTGCAACCTTGGATAATGGTTTAAAGTTAAGATGTTTAAAAGACAGTGGCTGTCAGTGTAACTTCATTTTGACCGATATTGCGGACTTTTATAATTTACCCacattaagggaaaatatttctctaACAGTAAATGGTATTAACACTACTCAGAATTATACTACTAAGCTGATTGAAGTAAGTTTACAGATAGGGGATAGGCTTAGAAAAATTGAAGCACTGTGTATACCTTCtattaatgtaaaattaaaactTCCTAAATTAGGTAAGGTAGTAAGTGGTTTCAAAGAAAGAGGTTATTTGTTGGCAGATGAAAGCTTGTCAA GTTCTTGTGGTATCCAGAGTATTCAGTTAATTCTTGGCACTCGCTCAGCATACTGTCTTCCTCAGCAGGAACACTTGTTTGGATCAAACTTAGAATCTCTATATTCTGAAACTCCTGCTGGAGTATTGTTACATGGTAATGTCGAACAAATATTGAAGGATTTAACATTTTTACCTTATGTTGGAAGTTGCTTTCAAGGATTGGTTCAACTTTCAGATCACAACTTAGTTGGTAGCATTTTCGGGAATGGTAATACTTGCCTTGTTTCGGATTGTGCTTTTAAAGATACTGTGGATCCCGTTAACATTAATGTATTTGATGATAAGGGAGATATAATTGAATCTCAGCTTATCAAAGCAGCTAACCAAATTTTAGAAGAAAGTTGTCATAGATTTGTAAAGTCTGAACCTAATGATTCTGATTCTGGGAGTTCTGAAATAAATAAGAAGTTGGTTAAGTTTTCCcttgaaaatatgaagagagataaaGAAGGTAGAATTGTTGTTCCTTTATTTTGGAATCCTCAGGTGTCCCATTTATTAGGTTCCAATCAGGGATTGACAGTTTCAATTTTAAAGTCTAACttgaaaaaattgcaaaataacagGGATAAGCTATTGATAATGGATAAAGTGTTTAAAGAACAGGAAAGTATGGGGATCATAGAGCGCATTAATAACCTTCCCGAATTTATCAGAGAGGACCCTAACCATAGCTTTTTGCCTCACATGGGCATCTTTAAAATGGATCGCGAAACCACAAAGTGCAGGATAGTGTATTTGTCTAATCTTTGTCAGCAAGATTCTAGTAAACCTTCCATTAGtcacaatcaggctatatattcaGGACCAAATCTAAACCAGAAACTTTCTTCTGCTATATTACATTTGAGATTTGGACAGAAGTTATTATGTTTTGATTTGTGTAAAGCGTTCAATAATCTTGCCTTGAATGACACAGATAGCAATAGGCTATTATGCCTATGGTTCAGAAATGTAGAGAAGGAAGACTTTACCGTTGTGGGATACAGAAatttaagattaagttttggcTTAAGATGCAGCCCTGCATTActgttacttgctctatataagattttaattttagaTGTAGACTTTGATGATAGTAAACTTTTACAATTGAAGAGGATGATATATCAACTATGTTACATGGATAACTGTGCAGTTGCCTATGATAGTTCTGAAGAACTTCTCTGGGCATACCAACAACTAGAAAGCATTTTTGAGCCTTACAAGTTTTACCTGCAGCAGTACATCAGTAATGATTTTGCATTGCAAGACCACATAGATAATGAGATTAGTACAGAAACCAATGAAAAGGTAAAATTACTTGGGTTGTCATGGGATAGGAAGCAAGACAGTTTATCGACTAAACCTATTAGTCTTAACATACAAGCTCGAACAAAACGGGAAATATTGCAGTCTATTGCCTCCCAGTATGATCTCTTTAACTTTAATGGCCCTATTCTTAATCGTTCAAGGCTATTTTTGCATCAGTTACAGTGCAACAAAGATCTGGGCTGGGACAAGGAATTAGATGCCGATGTTAGGAGGCAATGGCGGAATATTGCCAAACAAGCAAATGCTGCTTCTGTTGCAGAGATACCAAGAGTCTTTGGGAGTAGAGAAGATACTTACAGGCTATTGGCATTTTCAGACAGTAGTAAGCAGATGTTTGGTGTagtcatttacatacaaaatattcccACAGGAAAGGTCGGTTTTGTCTTTGCAAAAAATAGGATAGTAAACAAGCAAATGGAATCTAAAAGCATGCCATCTCTGGAACTGCAAGGAATAACTTTGGCCGTAGAAGAAATTACACGTCTGTATGAGGAGTTATCCAGAATTTCTTGTATGATGCCAATCAAAATAAGCGAGTTGATAGTCTACCCGGATAGCTTCGTTGCCCTTTCCTGGGTACATGGGTTTTCTGCCAAGCTTGATAAAATGCAGAAGTGTTCAGTATTTGTTCAAAATAGGTTACACACAATAAATGAACTGTGTAATGAACACccgattcatttttcttttgtgtcaGGTTGTGAAAATCCAGCCGAAGGCATCACTCGCAGCTTATCTTTCAAGCAGCTTAAAAAAACTAACTACTTTTCAGGTCCCAAATTTCTGCTTAATGAGACAGAAGGTCAGCTGAACAGGGAATCtatcttggattttgtaatacctGCCCTTCCGGTAAAGCAAGATTCTCCTGTTGGTGTTGTCCAGTCTTATCATGGTACTATAACTACAAAGATTGAGGAGCATACCGATGCTTTATCAAGATGTTCTAGCTACCATAAAGTTGTTTCTGTTTTCCGTAGAGTACTTATCTTTGTTAAtaacttgaaaatgaaactaaaactaaaggatCCTGTTAAGTTTGGACATATTAGCTGTTTTGATATTAATCATAGCTTCTTTGCAGAGGCTACAAAGATGGTAATAAGAAGAGATCAGCAGAAGCACTTCCctgaaatttttgaatattttgaaacaaGAAACCTGTTGCTCAAAGATATCCCAAAGTTAGTTGGACAGCTCGATGTTTATGTGGATCAGGAAGGCCTGTTAAGA GTTCAATGA